One Thermoleophilia bacterium genomic window carries:
- a CDS encoding DNA-3-methyladenine glycosylase 2 family protein — translation MPAKQTIEIRPAGPFRLDLTAWVLRRRGHNQIDFWDSNSASYRRSLVLDDTPSVLVVSQSGEPDAAVLQVTVSGAIAGTHALEEARSALTRILGLNLDMSGFEQMAASDPDIGSIASRMGGVRPPRLPSVFEALVNGAACQQLSLEVGIHLLNRITTKFGLPIEGASGGEPAFPGPEELASVDPEEIKQLGFSFSKARTIVEAAQTIVTGDLDLEGTEYLDDSDAFEALTSLWGIGRWTAEYVMLRGLGRVHIFPGDDIGAHNRLRQLLDLDGELAYERVQDLVSRWSPYAGLVYFHLLLDSLARDGVIKP, via the coding sequence TTGCCGGCTAAGCAGACCATCGAGATTCGGCCGGCCGGACCGTTCCGGCTGGACCTGACGGCATGGGTGCTTCGCCGCAGAGGCCACAACCAGATCGACTTCTGGGACTCCAACTCAGCGAGCTACCGGCGCTCCCTCGTCCTCGACGACACCCCCTCCGTACTGGTCGTCAGCCAGTCAGGTGAGCCAGACGCAGCCGTCCTTCAGGTGACGGTGTCGGGGGCAATCGCTGGAACTCACGCACTGGAAGAAGCCCGCTCGGCTCTCACCCGGATCCTCGGACTGAACCTGGATATGTCCGGCTTTGAACAGATGGCAGCATCCGACCCTGACATTGGTTCAATCGCAAGTCGCATGGGCGGAGTCAGGCCACCGCGACTTCCGTCCGTGTTCGAAGCCCTTGTCAACGGGGCGGCCTGTCAGCAACTGTCATTGGAGGTGGGCATACACCTCCTCAACCGGATCACCACCAAATTCGGCCTTCCCATTGAAGGTGCCAGCGGGGGCGAACCGGCTTTCCCCGGACCGGAGGAACTTGCAAGCGTGGATCCCGAGGAGATCAAACAGCTGGGATTCAGCTTTTCGAAAGCGCGGACTATCGTCGAAGCCGCCCAGACGATCGTCACCGGTGACCTCGATCTGGAGGGAACGGAATATCTCGATGACAGTGATGCCTTCGAAGCCCTTACCTCACTCTGGGGCATTGGCCGCTGGACGGCTGAGTACGTGATGCTCCGGGGACTCGGACGGGTACATATCTTTCCCGGGGACGACATTGGTGCTCACAACAGGTTGAGGCAGCTCCTCGATCTCGACGGTGAGTTGGCCTACGAACGGGTTCAGGACCTCGTCTCCCGTTGGAGCCCTTATGCCGGCCTGGTCTACTTTCATCTGTTGCTGGACTCGCTCGCGAGAGATGGAGTCATCAAGCCTTAG